From the genome of Thermogutta terrifontis, one region includes:
- a CDS encoding class II fumarate hydratase — protein sequence MSDAYRVEVDSMGEVRLPRLAYYGAQTQRAVENFPISGQTLPAELIHALGWVKWAAARANAELGRLTTGPRALTPSQVEALLQACREVAEGKFDDQFPVDVYQTGSGTSSNMNANEVIANRAIELSGGDRFQAEKPIHPNDHVNMGQSTNDMFPTAIHVAVALAIRDQLIPALREAVQVLQEKARAWADIIKIGRTHLADATPLTLGQEISGLARMLELGVERAERALQAVMELPAGGTAVGTGINTHPEFGKRVAEILAQELGVPFREAANHFEANAQRDGLVECHGLLRTVAVSVFNVANNLRWLGSGPRCGFYEVILPDLQPGSSIMPGKVNPVLCESLMQVAARVIGNDATITFAGASGGQFQLNIMMPVMGATVLESIRLLSRGLRVFTEKVLRGMEANRQACEAAVEKSLALVTSLNPYIGYQRAAAIAKEAFRTGKTVRQVCLEQNVLPPEQLEEALDPKNMLHPR from the coding sequence ATGAGTGATGCTTATCGCGTGGAAGTGGACTCGATGGGAGAGGTGCGGCTGCCCCGGCTGGCGTACTACGGGGCACAGACACAGCGGGCGGTGGAGAATTTCCCGATCTCTGGCCAGACGCTGCCCGCCGAACTCATTCACGCCCTGGGATGGGTGAAATGGGCGGCCGCCAGGGCCAACGCGGAGCTTGGACGTCTGACCACCGGTCCCCGAGCACTGACGCCGTCGCAGGTGGAGGCCCTTCTCCAGGCCTGTCGGGAAGTCGCGGAAGGGAAGTTCGATGACCAGTTTCCTGTGGACGTGTACCAGACCGGCTCCGGCACATCCAGCAACATGAACGCGAATGAAGTGATTGCCAACCGGGCGATTGAACTGTCCGGCGGCGATCGCTTCCAGGCGGAGAAGCCGATCCATCCCAACGACCACGTGAACATGGGCCAAAGCACCAATGATATGTTTCCCACGGCGATCCACGTGGCGGTGGCACTGGCGATCCGCGACCAATTGATCCCTGCTCTTCGGGAAGCGGTGCAAGTGCTGCAGGAAAAAGCGAGGGCCTGGGCCGATATCATCAAGATCGGGCGGACCCATCTGGCGGACGCCACCCCATTGACGCTTGGACAGGAGATAAGTGGGCTGGCGCGGATGCTGGAGTTGGGTGTCGAGCGCGCCGAGCGTGCCCTCCAGGCGGTGATGGAGCTGCCGGCCGGTGGAACGGCTGTGGGTACGGGGATCAATACCCATCCCGAGTTCGGCAAGCGTGTCGCTGAAATCCTTGCCCAGGAACTGGGGGTCCCCTTCCGTGAGGCCGCGAATCATTTCGAGGCCAACGCGCAGCGTGATGGGCTGGTGGAATGTCACGGCCTGTTGCGCACGGTGGCCGTCAGCGTGTTCAATGTCGCCAACAATCTCCGCTGGCTTGGCTCGGGACCGCGATGCGGTTTCTACGAGGTGATTTTGCCGGACCTTCAGCCGGGAAGCTCAATTATGCCGGGCAAGGTCAATCCGGTGCTGTGCGAAAGCCTCATGCAGGTGGCCGCCCGGGTGATAGGGAACGACGCAACGATCACGTTTGCGGGGGCTTCTGGGGGGCAGTTTCAGCTCAACATCATGATGCCGGTGATGGGTGCAACCGTGCTGGAGTCGATCCGGTTGCTTTCGCGCGGCCTGAGGGTCTTCACAGAGAAGGTGCTCCGCGGAATGGAAGCCAATCGCCAGGCGTGTGAGGCGGCCGTGGAAAAGAGCCTGGCTCTGGTGACGAGCCTCAATCCGTACATCGGTTACCAGCGAGCGGCGGCCATTGCCAAGGAGGCATTTCGCACAGGCAAGACGGTGCGGCAGGTGTGTTTGGAACAAAATGTTCTGCCGCCCGAGCAGCTCGAAGAGGCCCTGGACCCGAAAAACATGCTCCATCCGCGATAA
- a CDS encoding NADH-quinone oxidoreductase subunit A: MEFDPAVIPFTLFLLALIALSVGLIVLGHLCGPKRPNPVKAMPYESGVDPFHDTARRFHVRYHVLAVVFLVFDVELLILYPWVLAIRGQPGVASGRVSVAQGPAASGAPAPVATDASGGIPTFAPSSRGGTEESGFSLMAVMTSVVGSGLIFFALLTLGYIYDWRRRAFDWS, encoded by the coding sequence ATGGAATTTGATCCGGCAGTGATTCCTTTCACGTTATTCTTGCTGGCTCTGATTGCCCTCAGTGTCGGTCTGATCGTGCTGGGTCATTTGTGCGGGCCGAAACGACCTAATCCCGTTAAAGCAATGCCATATGAAAGCGGGGTGGATCCGTTTCATGATACAGCACGCCGCTTTCATGTGCGGTATCACGTTTTGGCGGTGGTGTTCCTGGTGTTCGATGTGGAATTGCTCATTCTTTATCCGTGGGTCCTGGCGATACGAGGACAGCCTGGGGTTGCATCAGGGCGTGTGAGCGTGGCCCAGGGGCCTGCCGCGTCTGGCGCACCGGCCCCGGTGGCCACCGACGCTTCTGGGGGAATTCCCACGTTTGCTCCGTCGAGCAGGGGAGGAACTGAGGAAAGCGGGTTCTCCCTGATGGCCGTCATGACGTCTGTCGTAGGAAGTGGGTTGATTTTCTTCGCACTGCTGACGCTGGGTTACATTTATGATTGGCGTCGGCGGGCTTTTGACTGGAGTTAA
- a CDS encoding NADH-quinone oxidoreductase subunit B: MTDLPDNVVITKLDALVNWCRKNSLWPMPFATACCGIELMATGASRHDIARFGAEVFRFSPRQCDLMIVAGRVVMKMMPVLQRIWLQMHEPKWCISMGACASTGGVFDTYAVVQGIDRFIPVDVYVPGCPPRPEQLLQAIIDLQEKIQREGTASGREAFRRRQPPRALVEDPRNPRLVVAGPPLFASSGNDPASDRPAGSETSAT, from the coding sequence ATGACCGATCTTCCCGATAATGTGGTCATCACCAAGCTTGACGCATTGGTCAACTGGTGCCGCAAGAACAGCCTCTGGCCGATGCCGTTTGCCACAGCCTGCTGCGGCATCGAGTTGATGGCGACGGGGGCCAGCCGCCACGATATTGCACGGTTCGGAGCGGAGGTCTTTCGGTTCAGTCCCCGGCAGTGCGATTTGATGATCGTGGCCGGCCGGGTGGTGATGAAGATGATGCCCGTCCTGCAGCGAATCTGGCTGCAAATGCATGAGCCCAAATGGTGTATTTCCATGGGTGCCTGCGCATCGACGGGAGGGGTCTTCGACACTTATGCGGTGGTCCAGGGGATCGACCGTTTCATCCCCGTGGATGTGTATGTGCCGGGGTGTCCGCCGCGGCCGGAGCAACTTCTCCAGGCCATCATCGATCTCCAGGAGAAAATCCAGCGGGAAGGGACGGCGAGCGGACGGGAGGCCTTTCGTCGGCGGCAGCCGCCGCGGGCACTCGTGGAGGACCCCAGGAATCCGCGGCTGGTAGTGGCCGGACCACCGCTTTTCGCCTCTTCCGGTAACGATCCGGCAAGCGATCGCCCGGCAGGCTCGGAAACTTCCGCAACATGA
- a CDS encoding NADH-quinone oxidoreductase subunit C: MASPETLQKLKERFPEAEISEFRGQHRAVVPAGIVHDVLKFLKEEVGLALIIDITCVDYLYYPNAKDRFGVVYIVGHPETAERMIIKTFVNDPQPTLPTVTDLWEGANWLEREVWDMFGIRFEGHPDLRRILLPEDFQDHPLRKDYPLQGRGERHNIPVVTRDLG, from the coding sequence ATGGCAAGTCCCGAAACCCTCCAGAAATTGAAAGAGCGATTCCCGGAGGCAGAAATCAGTGAGTTCCGGGGGCAGCACCGGGCGGTGGTTCCGGCCGGGATCGTTCATGATGTGCTGAAGTTTTTGAAGGAAGAAGTCGGGCTGGCCCTCATCATTGACATCACATGCGTTGACTACCTGTACTATCCCAACGCCAAAGACCGGTTTGGTGTGGTGTACATCGTGGGCCATCCCGAGACAGCGGAGCGGATGATCATCAAGACGTTCGTCAACGACCCCCAGCCGACCCTGCCAACGGTCACCGATTTGTGGGAGGGAGCCAATTGGCTGGAACGGGAAGTGTGGGATATGTTTGGTATCCGCTTTGAAGGTCACCCCGATCTGCGGCGGATCCTGCTTCCGGAGGATTTTCAGGACCATCCCCTCCGCAAGGATTACCCGCTTCAGGGTCGAGGCGAACGCCACAATATTCCGGTCGTCACACGGGATCTGGGGTAA
- the nuoD gene encoding NADH dehydrogenase (quinone) subunit D codes for MPLEKSTTYIPKDDAQEYLWTMNFGPQHPATHTTLRLILKLEGERVVDADCDIGYLHSGFEKLAEHLNYNQYVTITDRMNYVSPMANNVAWHLAVEKLLGIEVPPRCQYLRVIVAELARIADHLVCNAAVGLDTGAFTFFMYAFNPREMIYDIFEALCGARFTNSYTRVGGLMYDASPKAIELIREFVKRFPRALDDMERLLTRNRIFIDRTKGIGVLTKEEAINRGVTGPVARASGVTRDLRKDEPYLAYKDFDFQICCAQAGDCYARYLVRMAEMRESLKIIQQAIENLPPGPVNVGVSERIALPEKWQVRSTIEGLITHFELIMSNRGFEVPCEEVYCATESPNGELGFYIVGDGSPYAYRARCRPPSFVHFALFPHLIRGHTLSDVVAVLGSLNIIAAELDR; via the coding sequence ATGCCGCTGGAAAAGAGCACCACGTACATCCCCAAAGACGACGCGCAGGAATATCTGTGGACCATGAATTTCGGTCCCCAGCATCCTGCCACGCACACGACGCTGCGGCTGATTCTCAAGCTGGAAGGAGAGCGGGTGGTCGATGCGGACTGCGATATCGGATATCTCCATTCAGGCTTCGAAAAGCTGGCGGAGCACCTCAATTACAACCAGTATGTGACGATCACGGACCGAATGAATTATGTTTCGCCGATGGCCAATAACGTGGCCTGGCACCTGGCGGTGGAGAAGCTTTTGGGGATTGAAGTGCCTCCCCGCTGCCAGTATCTGCGGGTGATTGTCGCCGAGCTGGCGAGGATCGCCGATCATCTCGTGTGCAACGCGGCTGTGGGACTGGATACCGGGGCTTTCACGTTCTTCATGTACGCCTTCAATCCGCGAGAGATGATTTATGACATTTTTGAGGCTCTCTGCGGTGCCCGGTTCACCAACAGCTATACCCGGGTCGGGGGACTGATGTATGATGCGTCGCCCAAGGCCATCGAACTGATTCGGGAATTCGTGAAGCGGTTTCCGCGGGCTTTGGACGACATGGAACGGCTCCTGACCCGAAACCGCATCTTCATCGACCGCACCAAGGGTATCGGCGTTCTCACCAAGGAGGAGGCGATCAACCGGGGCGTGACCGGTCCAGTTGCCAGGGCGAGCGGAGTAACACGCGACCTGCGAAAGGACGAACCCTACCTGGCCTATAAAGATTTTGATTTTCAGATTTGCTGCGCCCAGGCTGGTGATTGTTACGCGCGGTATCTGGTGCGGATGGCGGAGATGCGGGAGAGCCTCAAAATCATTCAGCAGGCGATCGAAAACCTGCCGCCGGGGCCAGTCAATGTGGGGGTGAGCGAACGCATCGCCCTGCCGGAAAAATGGCAGGTAAGGTCCACTATCGAGGGGCTCATCACTCACTTTGAGTTGATCATGAGCAATCGGGGATTCGAGGTTCCCTGCGAAGAGGTGTACTGTGCCACGGAGTCCCCGAACGGGGAACTGGGCTTCTACATCGTGGGGGATGGTTCTCCCTATGCCTACCGCGCACGGTGCCGACCGCCTTCCTTTGTCCACTTTGCATTGTTCCCCCACTTGATACGCGGGCATACTTTGAGCGACGTGGTGGCAGTGCTGGGGAGTTTGAACATCATAGCCGCGGAGCTGGACCGGTAA
- the nuoE gene encoding NADH-quinone oxidoreductase subunit NuoE, giving the protein MNDKQTPTEVPCETGRQILSEGLRDRIRAYLPRYPSPRAVVLPALHLIQQELGYVPPQAVRELAALLGIPAPEIQDTLTFYGFFKQHKPLGKYRVWVCRSLSCAICGGEDLLGYLQEKWQIEPGDTTADGRFTLEAAECLGACEMAPAVLINETIHARVTREKLDEILDQLP; this is encoded by the coding sequence GTGAACGACAAGCAGACGCCGACCGAGGTCCCGTGCGAGACGGGGCGTCAGATTCTGAGCGAGGGTCTCCGCGACAGGATTCGTGCGTATTTGCCGCGGTATCCGTCGCCGCGGGCGGTCGTGCTGCCGGCGCTTCACCTCATTCAGCAGGAGTTGGGCTACGTACCTCCCCAGGCGGTGCGCGAGCTGGCTGCCCTGCTGGGAATTCCTGCCCCGGAAATTCAGGATACCCTGACGTTTTACGGATTTTTCAAGCAGCACAAGCCGCTGGGCAAGTATCGCGTGTGGGTGTGCCGATCGCTGAGTTGCGCCATCTGCGGGGGAGAAGATCTGCTCGGTTATCTTCAGGAAAAATGGCAGATCGAGCCCGGTGACACGACGGCCGACGGGCGGTTCACTCTCGAGGCGGCCGAGTGTCTTGGGGCGTGTGAGATGGCCCCGGCCGTGCTGATCAACGAGACCATTCATGCCCGCGTCACCCGAGAGAAGCTGGACGAAATCCTGGATCAGTTGCCCTGA
- the nuoF gene encoding NADH-quinone oxidoreductase subunit NuoF, which produces MESFEPVLLANIQRPDSHTLAVYEATGGYQTLRRALRELSPAQVVDEVRRSGLRGRGGAGFPTGLKWSFLPADHPGPIYLCVNADESEPGTFCNRVLMELDPHQVLEGTILSAYATRATTAYIYLRYEYPLAYRRLQAAIDEAYAAGYLGRNILGSGFSLDVYIHRGAGAYICGEETGLIESIEGKRAWPRSKPPFPAVEGLFRKPTVVNNVETLACVKHIIERGADWFRSIGVPPSPDDPRDPGSFGPKLFCISGHVNKPGCYEAPLGISCRELIEKFGGGVWKGRRAKAVVPGGLSTGVLSVDELDVPMDFVGPVQKGCLGLGTGGVIVMDETYPMIEFLHNSCRFFAHESCGQCTPCREGTSWALQIVRRIKAGRGRLVDLDLLLEIADNIGIIPGTTICGLADGAAWPIKTAIRKFREELEDYIKRTNPTGYKTRRPVPALDNGSPSHKESPVSFQG; this is translated from the coding sequence ATGGAGAGTTTTGAACCGGTGCTGTTAGCGAACATCCAGCGACCTGACAGTCATACCCTGGCCGTCTACGAAGCCACGGGAGGGTACCAAACGCTGCGCCGGGCACTCCGGGAACTTTCACCCGCTCAGGTTGTGGACGAGGTTCGACGAAGCGGTTTACGGGGTCGTGGGGGGGCAGGTTTTCCCACGGGCCTGAAATGGTCGTTTCTTCCGGCGGACCATCCGGGACCGATCTATTTATGCGTCAATGCGGACGAAAGTGAGCCGGGCACGTTTTGCAACCGTGTCCTCATGGAGTTGGATCCTCATCAGGTACTGGAGGGAACGATCCTCAGCGCGTATGCGACACGCGCGACAACGGCTTACATCTATCTCCGCTATGAATACCCGCTGGCCTATCGGCGGTTGCAGGCGGCCATCGATGAAGCCTACGCGGCGGGTTATTTGGGCAGGAACATCCTCGGCTCCGGTTTTTCGCTGGATGTGTACATACATCGGGGCGCAGGGGCCTACATTTGCGGCGAAGAAACTGGCCTTATCGAGAGCATTGAGGGTAAGCGGGCGTGGCCTCGCAGTAAACCTCCTTTCCCGGCGGTCGAAGGGCTCTTTCGCAAACCCACCGTGGTCAACAATGTGGAGACGCTTGCCTGCGTGAAACACATCATCGAACGCGGAGCCGACTGGTTCCGCAGCATCGGTGTGCCTCCATCACCAGACGATCCCCGTGATCCGGGAAGTTTTGGCCCGAAACTGTTCTGTATCAGCGGACATGTCAACAAGCCGGGGTGTTACGAGGCACCGCTGGGAATTTCCTGTCGTGAATTGATCGAAAAGTTTGGCGGTGGGGTGTGGAAGGGCCGCCGCGCCAAGGCGGTTGTGCCTGGAGGACTGAGCACGGGCGTCCTTTCCGTGGACGAGCTGGATGTGCCCATGGATTTTGTGGGGCCAGTTCAGAAGGGATGCCTGGGGCTGGGGACGGGGGGTGTCATCGTCATGGATGAGACCTACCCGATGATTGAATTCCTTCACAACAGTTGTCGGTTCTTCGCTCACGAAAGCTGCGGCCAATGCACGCCGTGTCGCGAAGGGACCAGTTGGGCCCTGCAAATCGTCAGGAGAATCAAAGCGGGGCGGGGGCGACTGGTGGATCTCGACCTCCTTTTGGAAATTGCGGACAACATCGGGATCATCCCGGGGACAACCATCTGCGGTTTGGCGGACGGCGCGGCGTGGCCGATAAAGACGGCGATTCGGAAGTTTCGGGAGGAGTTGGAAGATTACATCAAACGAACAAACCCCACGGGTTACAAGACCCGGCGGCCGGTGCCCGCCCTGGACAACGGTTCTCCTTCCCACAAGGAAAGTCCCGTGTCGTTCCAGGGATAG